The following are encoded together in the Xanthomonas sacchari genome:
- a CDS encoding energy transducer TonB, which yields MSAAAATPAPRIGERERLSATLVLSLIVHGLLILGVGFAIDDDAPLVPTLDVIFSQTSTPLTPKQADFLAQANQQGGGDHDTPQRPRDSQPGVVPQRQDGLAPQALRAQTAAAAPEPTPRVVSSARGEQPLPLAQTQPRTDEPQRPVDAQREQRDAEMARLAAEVHLRSEQYAKRPNRKFVSASTREYAYANYLRAWVDRAERVGNLNYPDEARRRRLGGQVVISVGVRRDGSLESSRILRSSGVPMLDAAALRIVQLAQPFPPLPRTDDNVDILQVTRTWVFLPGGSLVDDR from the coding sequence ATGAGCGCGGCCGCCGCGACGCCCGCGCCGCGTATCGGCGAGCGCGAACGGCTCAGCGCCACCCTGGTGCTGTCGCTGATCGTGCACGGGCTGCTGATCCTCGGCGTGGGCTTTGCGATCGACGACGACGCACCGCTGGTGCCGACCCTGGACGTGATCTTCAGCCAGACCAGCACGCCGCTGACGCCGAAGCAGGCCGACTTCCTGGCCCAGGCCAACCAACAGGGCGGCGGCGACCACGACACGCCGCAGCGCCCACGCGACAGCCAGCCGGGCGTAGTACCGCAGCGCCAGGACGGCCTGGCCCCGCAGGCGCTGCGCGCGCAGACCGCGGCCGCCGCACCGGAACCGACCCCGCGCGTGGTCAGCAGCGCGCGCGGCGAGCAACCGCTGCCGTTGGCGCAGACCCAGCCGCGCACCGACGAGCCGCAACGGCCGGTGGACGCGCAGCGCGAACAGCGCGATGCCGAGATGGCGCGGCTGGCCGCCGAAGTGCACCTGCGCTCGGAGCAGTACGCCAAGCGCCCCAACCGCAAGTTCGTCTCCGCCAGCACCCGCGAATACGCCTACGCCAACTACCTGCGCGCCTGGGTCGACCGCGCCGAGCGCGTCGGCAACCTCAACTACCCCGACGAAGCGCGGCGGCGCCGGCTTGGCGGCCAGGTGGTGATCAGCGTCGGCGTGCGCCGCGACGGCAGCCTGGAAAGCAGCCGCATCCTGCGCTCCAGCGGCGTCCCCATGCTCGATGCCGCCGCACTGCGGATCGTGCAACTGGCGCAGCCGTTCCCGCCGCTGCCGCGCACCGACGACAACGTCGACATCCTGCAGGTGACCCGCACCTGGGTGTTCCTGCCTGGCGGCAGCCTGGTCGACGATCGTTGA
- the tsaB gene encoding tRNA (adenosine(37)-N6)-threonylcarbamoyltransferase complex dimerization subunit type 1 TsaB translates to MNLLAFETSTEACSVAVMVGDRVLERFDLAPRRHAELALPWAEQLLAEAGIGRRQLDAVAFSRGPGAFTGVRLAIAVAQGIALALDLPVLPVSTLQVLALRAPADAPRVLAAIDARMGEVYTAAYARQAEGGLQALTAEQVLDPEAFVLPEPEAAWAAVGTGLAAVDGTLQRRFGAHWRSADAQALPHAADVLTLAAAAYARGEGIAPERAEPAYLRDNVALTLAEQQAQRAAR, encoded by the coding sequence ATGAATCTGCTCGCCTTCGAAACCTCCACCGAAGCCTGCTCCGTCGCCGTCATGGTCGGCGACCGCGTGCTGGAGCGCTTCGACCTGGCGCCGCGGCGGCATGCCGAACTGGCGCTGCCCTGGGCCGAGCAACTGCTGGCCGAGGCCGGCATCGGCCGCCGCCAGCTCGATGCGGTGGCCTTCAGTCGCGGCCCCGGCGCGTTCACCGGCGTGCGGCTGGCGATCGCTGTGGCACAGGGCATCGCCCTGGCTTTGGACCTGCCGGTGTTGCCGGTGTCCACGCTGCAGGTGCTGGCGTTGCGCGCGCCGGCCGATGCGCCGCGGGTGCTGGCGGCGATCGACGCGCGTATGGGCGAGGTCTACACCGCGGCCTACGCGCGCCAGGCCGAGGGCGGCCTGCAGGCGCTGACCGCCGAGCAGGTGCTGGATCCGGAGGCCTTCGTGCTGCCGGAACCTGAAGCGGCCTGGGCCGCGGTCGGTACCGGGCTGGCGGCAGTCGATGGCACCCTGCAACGCCGCTTCGGCGCGCACTGGCGCAGCGCCGACGCGCAGGCGCTGCCGCATGCCGCCGACGTGCTGACCCTGGCCGCGGCCGCGTACGCGCGCGGCGAAGGCATTGCGCCGGAGCGCGCCGAGCCGGCCTACCTGCGCGACAACGTCGCCCTGACCCTGGCCGAGCAGCAGGCGCAGCGGGCCGCACGATGA
- a CDS encoding ATP-dependent DNA helicase, which produces MSLAHASTEALSEGGALARQLDAFVPRPAQLRLTAAIAEAFEQRDVLLAEAGTGTGKTYAYLVPALLSGLKTIVSTGTRALQDQLYHRDLPRVRAALGVGLSSALLKGRANYLCKYRLQQARGEPRFTAREQVAQFQRIVAWSGRTRFGDIAELDALADDSPLLPLVTSTVDNCLGTECPFWGECFVVQARQRAQAADLVVVNHHLLLADLALKQEGFGEILPGAQVFVIDEAHQLPELAANFFGEGFGMRPLQELARDCLAESRNVAGALASLQAPAQALEQTLRELRAAMEGLPARGTQWRLLSKPQVRDGFDALLADLARLQEPLAVLREASPGFDACAARARELRTRLGRWLGEDAPIPDFEAEPEADAPSNDVLWYELTPRGFRCQRTPLDVSGPLRAHREASHAAWVFTSATLAVKGEFEHIATRLGLRDPMTLLQPSPFDWARQALCYLPALPDPAARGFGTALIAALQPVLEASQGRAFLLFASHRALREAAEALRDGPWPLFVQGEAPRATLLERFRASGNGVLLGSASFREGVDVVGDALSVVVIDKLPFAAPDDPVFEARLEAIRRDGGNPFRDEQLPQAVIALKQGVGRLIRSERDRGVLVLCDPRLLSKSYGRTFLESLPPFARTRDVEDVRQFFAAEVPTLGDNPEAGMSPSG; this is translated from the coding sequence ATGTCGTTAGCTCACGCAAGCACCGAAGCGCTCAGCGAAGGCGGGGCGCTTGCGCGCCAGCTCGATGCGTTCGTGCCGCGGCCGGCGCAGTTGCGGTTGACCGCGGCGATCGCCGAGGCGTTCGAGCAGCGCGACGTGCTGCTGGCTGAGGCCGGCACCGGCACCGGCAAGACCTATGCGTACCTGGTGCCGGCGCTGCTGTCGGGGCTGAAGACCATCGTCTCCACCGGCACCCGCGCGCTGCAGGACCAGCTCTACCATCGCGATCTGCCGCGGGTGCGCGCGGCGCTGGGCGTGGGCCTGAGCAGCGCGCTGCTGAAGGGGCGCGCCAACTACCTGTGCAAGTATCGTCTGCAGCAGGCCCGCGGCGAGCCGCGTTTCACCGCGCGCGAGCAGGTGGCGCAGTTCCAGCGCATCGTCGCCTGGAGCGGGCGCACCCGCTTCGGCGACATCGCCGAACTGGACGCGCTGGCCGACGATTCGCCGCTGCTGCCGCTGGTCACCTCCACCGTGGACAACTGCCTGGGCACCGAATGCCCGTTCTGGGGCGAGTGTTTCGTGGTGCAGGCGCGGCAGCGCGCGCAGGCGGCCGACCTGGTGGTGGTCAACCACCACCTGCTGCTGGCCGACCTGGCGCTGAAGCAGGAGGGTTTCGGCGAGATCCTGCCCGGCGCACAGGTCTTCGTGATCGACGAGGCGCACCAATTGCCGGAGCTGGCGGCGAACTTCTTCGGCGAAGGTTTCGGCATGCGCCCGCTGCAGGAACTGGCGCGCGACTGCCTGGCCGAGAGCCGCAATGTCGCCGGCGCGCTGGCCAGCCTGCAGGCGCCAGCGCAGGCACTGGAACAGACCCTGCGCGAACTGCGCGCGGCGATGGAAGGGCTGCCGGCGCGCGGCACGCAGTGGCGGCTGCTGTCCAAGCCGCAGGTGCGCGATGGTTTCGATGCACTGCTGGCCGATCTGGCGCGGCTGCAGGAGCCGCTGGCTGTTTTGCGTGAGGCCTCGCCCGGTTTTGATGCCTGCGCGGCGCGTGCGCGCGAACTGCGCACGCGGTTGGGCCGCTGGCTCGGCGAGGATGCGCCGATCCCGGATTTCGAGGCCGAGCCGGAAGCGGACGCGCCGTCGAACGACGTGCTGTGGTACGAACTGACCCCGCGCGGCTTCCGCTGCCAGCGCACGCCGCTGGACGTGTCCGGGCCGCTGCGCGCGCACCGCGAGGCCTCGCACGCGGCCTGGGTGTTCACCTCGGCGACGCTGGCGGTGAAGGGCGAGTTCGAGCACATCGCCACCCGCCTGGGCCTGCGCGATCCGATGACCTTGCTGCAGCCCAGCCCGTTCGACTGGGCGCGGCAGGCGTTGTGCTACCTGCCGGCGTTGCCCGATCCGGCGGCGCGCGGCTTCGGCACGGCGCTGATCGCCGCGCTGCAGCCGGTGCTGGAGGCCTCGCAGGGCCGCGCTTTCCTGCTGTTCGCCTCGCACCGCGCGCTGCGCGAGGCGGCCGAGGCGCTGCGCGACGGGCCCTGGCCGCTGTTCGTGCAGGGCGAGGCGCCGCGCGCGACCTTGCTCGAGCGCTTCCGCGCCTCCGGCAACGGCGTGCTGCTCGGCTCGGCCAGTTTCCGCGAGGGCGTGGACGTGGTCGGCGATGCGCTGAGCGTGGTGGTGATCGACAAGCTGCCGTTCGCCGCGCCCGACGATCCGGTGTTCGAGGCGCGCCTGGAGGCGATCCGCCGCGACGGCGGCAATCCGTTCCGCGACGAGCAGCTGCCGCAGGCGGTGATCGCGCTGAAGCAGGGCGTGGGCCGCCTGATCCGCAGCGAGCGCGACCGCGGCGTGCTGGTGCTGTGCGACCCGCGCCTGCTGTCCAAGTCCTACGGCCGCACCTTCCTGGAGTCGCTGCCGCCGTTCGCCCGCACCCGCGACGTGGAGGACGTCCGCCAGTTCTTCGCCGCCGAGGTCCCGACGCTGGGCGATAATCCCGAGGCCGGCATGTCGCCATCCGGCTAG
- a CDS encoding ADP-ribosylglycohydrolase family protein produces the protein MSGGVTPGDRFRGCLLGLAIGDALGTTLEFKAPGSFAPIDDMVGGGPFELQPGQWTDDTSMALCLAHSLLYRQDFDAADQMNRYCNWYRHGYLSSTGTCFDIGNTVRAALDRYLQGGPAFSGSDDPRAAGNGALMRLAPVAMFYAQRPDELAARAADSSRTTHAAAEVLDASRLFAFQLRAALLGEDRAQVLQPTGAPPMQTPALRALVDRDHAAVPAAQIRGTGYVVDALSAALWCFATTDNFADAVLRAANLGDDADTTAAICGQLAGAFYGLHGIPAAWRTRVQDATEILALADRLYAASVAG, from the coding sequence ATGAGCGGTGGCGTGACGCCCGGCGACCGCTTCCGCGGTTGTCTGCTCGGGTTGGCGATCGGCGACGCGCTGGGGACTACCCTGGAATTCAAGGCGCCCGGCAGCTTCGCGCCGATCGACGACATGGTCGGCGGCGGCCCGTTCGAGCTGCAGCCGGGGCAGTGGACCGACGATACCTCGATGGCGCTGTGCCTGGCGCACAGCCTGCTGTACCGGCAGGACTTCGACGCCGCCGACCAGATGAACCGCTACTGCAACTGGTACCGGCACGGCTATCTGAGCAGCACCGGCACGTGCTTCGACATCGGCAACACCGTGCGCGCCGCGCTGGATAGGTATCTGCAGGGCGGGCCGGCGTTCAGTGGCAGCGACGATCCGCGCGCGGCCGGCAACGGCGCGCTGATGCGACTGGCGCCGGTGGCGATGTTCTACGCGCAGCGTCCCGACGAACTGGCCGCGCGTGCCGCCGACAGTTCGCGCACCACCCATGCCGCGGCCGAGGTGCTGGACGCCAGCCGGCTGTTCGCGTTCCAACTGCGTGCTGCCTTGCTGGGCGAGGACCGTGCGCAGGTGCTGCAGCCAACCGGTGCGCCGCCGATGCAGACCCCGGCCCTGCGTGCGCTGGTCGACCGCGACCATGCGGCGGTGCCGGCGGCGCAGATCCGCGGCACCGGCTACGTGGTCGATGCGTTGTCGGCGGCGCTGTGGTGCTTCGCGACCACCGACAATTTCGCCGATGCGGTGCTGCGTGCGGCTAACCTCGGCGACGATGCGGATACCACCGCGGCGATCTGCGGCCAGCTGGCTGGCGCGTTCTACGGCCTGCACGGCATTCCCGCGGCATGGCGCACGCGGGTCCAGGATGCGACGGAGATTTTGGCGCTCGCCGATCGGCTGTACGCCGCCAGTGTCGCCGGTTGA
- the gshB gene encoding glutathione synthase has protein sequence MPFDVIVVMDPIASIKIAKDTTFAMLLEAQRRGHRLHYVRPGGLTLRDGRALAQAAPLRVRDDKAGWFELDAFVELTFGPGQVVLMRKDPPFDSEFLYDTHVLSVAQRAGAQVVNDPQGLRDFNEKLAALLFPQCCPPTLVSRDAATLKAFVLEHGQAVLKPLDGMGGRSIFRSGTGDPNLNVILETLTDGGRKLALAQRFIPDISAGDKRILLVDGVAVDYCLARIPQGDEFRGNLAAGGRGEGRPLSERDRWIASQVGPEMKRRGMRFVGLDVIGDYLTEVNVTSPTCVRELDAQFGLNIAGLLFDAIEAYPAR, from the coding sequence ATGCCGTTCGATGTCATCGTGGTGATGGATCCCATCGCCAGCATCAAGATCGCCAAAGACACGACCTTCGCGATGCTGCTGGAAGCGCAGCGCCGCGGGCATCGCCTGCACTACGTGCGCCCCGGCGGGCTGACCCTGCGCGACGGCCGCGCGCTGGCCCAGGCCGCGCCGCTGCGGGTGCGCGACGACAAGGCCGGCTGGTTCGAGCTGGACGCGTTCGTCGAACTGACCTTCGGCCCCGGGCAGGTGGTGCTGATGCGCAAGGATCCGCCATTCGATTCGGAATTCCTGTACGACACCCACGTGCTCAGCGTGGCCCAGCGCGCCGGCGCGCAGGTGGTCAACGACCCGCAGGGCCTGCGCGACTTCAACGAGAAGCTGGCGGCCCTGCTGTTCCCGCAATGCTGCCCGCCGACCCTGGTCAGCCGCGACGCCGCCACGCTCAAGGCCTTCGTGCTGGAACACGGCCAGGCGGTGCTGAAGCCGCTGGACGGCATGGGCGGGCGCTCGATCTTCCGCAGCGGCACCGGCGACCCCAACCTCAACGTGATCCTGGAGACGCTGACCGACGGCGGGCGCAAGCTGGCCCTGGCGCAGCGCTTCATCCCGGACATCAGCGCCGGCGACAAGCGCATCCTGCTGGTTGACGGCGTGGCGGTGGACTACTGCCTGGCGCGGATTCCGCAGGGCGACGAGTTCCGCGGCAACCTGGCCGCCGGCGGCCGCGGCGAAGGCCGCCCGCTGAGCGAGCGCGACCGCTGGATCGCTTCCCAGGTCGGCCCGGAGATGAAGCGGCGCGGCATGCGCTTCGTCGGCCTGGACGTGATCGGCGACTACCTCACCGAGGTCAACGTCACCAGCCCCACCTGCGTGCGCGAACTGGACGCGCAGTTCGGGCTCAACATCGCCGGGCTGCTGTTCGACGCCATCGAGGCCTACCCGGCGCGATGA
- a CDS encoding TonB-dependent receptor produces MHNHRSLRRPALLALALSAALALPPAQAQSTTGAVAGQAPADTQRILVRSDSGLSREVAVDARGRYSVGQLPLGTYTIIAKGADGSVLGSRDGVGLTVGGVTEVSFAPATTSLAGVQVSADRAAAAIDVSSVDSRTVINAEQLQRLPLGRSAEAIAQLAPGVAGNSGSGTYIGPTGAQLLSFGGSSAAENAYYINGFNTTDPLRGLGGLTLPYGSIDQLEVYTGGYSAKYGRSDGGVINAVGKRGTNEWHFGGQATWEPDGLRSSQKDVYSPGDGSLYRPDSKSGSTLSTQSIYAGGPLIQDKLFFFGAYELQRQDGDRFYGARETTPGTYYYDYQYRRPSWYAKLDWNISDNQLLEITGASSRYITRGKYYDYSGYDIGSLRGDANTTKTGGDLWTAKYTGYLTDRLTFSAQYGQQRTDDYTGNPSYNGALTYLSGTSFENPAYTGGTPITNAQTTSLLVDPARGNRTDNLRLDLNYAIGAHSITVGIDNQNARALNRGSVASGDGYYWIYGQANPNVPINTGLGVPATGGYPNGQDGYYVRKYIYSALASVRSAQRAQYVEDNWQVNDRLLLNLGLRLDQFTNYNRDGAPYIKQTSGQWAPRLGFSWDVDGDARFKVYGNVGRYYLALPLNPAFNAAGATLATSTYYTYGGIDANGYPTGLTQISGAVSSNNNYGILPDPKTVATQGIKPSFQDEFILGFTKAWGDSWVYGAKGTYRVLRSGVDDYCDSDTVFAAAAAQGHTVTLASNPVSCWLINPGRANTFTLVDTSGNYVKVPLTNAQFGFPAFKRNYYGLNLSLEHPFDQRWYGRLDYTWSRSYGTTEGQLLSGIGQTAVSTTQAWDFAQLMEHTNGPQSNDHTHQFKFYGYYQINPAWLVSANFKLISGSPFSALGSYGPDHTDPSGYGIAYHYYEGQPAPPGSQGRLPWLQQLDLGVSWRPAYADRKLAFSLDVFNVFNGQATLWKYPYSESDPGNADPVYGAALLRQAPRSLRLSVSYDY; encoded by the coding sequence ATGCACAATCATCGCTCCCTCCGCAGGCCCGCCCTGCTCGCCCTGGCACTGAGTGCCGCCCTCGCCCTGCCGCCGGCCCAGGCCCAGTCCACCACCGGCGCCGTCGCCGGCCAGGCGCCCGCCGACACCCAACGCATCCTGGTGCGCAGCGACAGCGGCCTCAGCCGCGAGGTCGCCGTGGACGCGCGCGGCCGCTACAGCGTCGGCCAGTTGCCGCTTGGCACCTACACCATCATCGCCAAGGGCGCCGACGGCAGCGTGCTGGGCAGCCGCGACGGCGTCGGCCTCACCGTCGGCGGCGTCACCGAGGTCTCCTTCGCCCCAGCCACCACCAGCCTGGCGGGCGTCCAGGTCAGTGCCGATCGCGCCGCCGCCGCGATCGACGTGAGCAGCGTGGACTCGCGCACGGTGATCAATGCCGAACAGCTGCAGCGCCTGCCGCTGGGCCGCTCGGCCGAGGCGATCGCGCAACTGGCGCCCGGCGTGGCCGGCAACAGCGGCAGCGGTACCTACATCGGCCCGACCGGCGCGCAGTTGCTCAGCTTCGGCGGCTCTTCTGCCGCGGAGAACGCCTATTACATCAACGGCTTCAACACCACCGACCCGCTGCGCGGACTGGGCGGACTGACCCTGCCCTACGGCAGCATCGACCAGTTGGAGGTCTACACCGGCGGCTACAGCGCCAAGTACGGCCGTTCCGACGGCGGTGTGATCAACGCCGTCGGCAAGCGCGGCACAAACGAATGGCATTTCGGCGGCCAGGCGACCTGGGAGCCGGACGGGCTGCGCTCCTCGCAGAAGGACGTCTACTCGCCTGGCGACGGCAGCCTGTACCGGCCGGACAGCAAAAGCGGTTCCACGCTCAGCACCCAAAGCATCTACGCGGGCGGCCCGCTGATCCAGGACAAGCTGTTCTTCTTCGGCGCCTACGAATTGCAGCGCCAGGACGGCGACAGGTTCTACGGCGCGCGCGAGACCACCCCGGGAACCTATTACTACGACTACCAGTACCGCCGGCCGAGCTGGTACGCCAAGCTCGACTGGAACATCAGCGACAACCAACTGCTGGAGATCACCGGCGCCTCCAGCCGCTACATCACCCGCGGCAAGTACTACGACTACAGCGGTTACGATATCGGCAGCCTGCGCGGCGACGCCAACACCACCAAGACCGGCGGCGACCTGTGGACCGCCAAGTACACCGGCTATCTCACCGACCGCCTGACCTTCAGCGCCCAGTACGGCCAGCAGCGCACCGACGACTACACCGGCAATCCCAGCTACAACGGCGCGCTGACCTACCTCAGCGGCACTTCGTTCGAGAACCCGGCCTACACCGGCGGCACCCCGATCACTAATGCGCAGACCACCTCGCTGCTGGTCGACCCGGCGCGCGGCAACCGCACCGACAACCTGCGCCTGGATCTGAACTACGCCATCGGCGCGCACAGCATCACCGTCGGCATCGACAACCAGAACGCGCGCGCGCTCAACCGCGGTTCGGTGGCCTCCGGCGACGGCTACTACTGGATCTACGGCCAGGCCAACCCCAACGTGCCGATCAATACCGGCCTCGGCGTGCCGGCCACCGGCGGCTATCCCAACGGCCAGGACGGTTACTACGTGCGCAAGTACATCTACAGCGCGCTGGCATCGGTGCGCTCGGCGCAGCGCGCGCAATATGTGGAGGATAACTGGCAGGTCAACGACCGGCTGTTGCTCAACCTCGGCCTGCGCCTGGACCAGTTCACCAACTACAACCGCGACGGCGCGCCGTACATCAAGCAGACCAGCGGGCAATGGGCGCCACGGCTGGGCTTCAGCTGGGACGTCGACGGCGACGCGCGCTTCAAGGTCTACGGCAACGTCGGCCGCTACTACCTGGCGCTGCCGCTGAATCCGGCGTTCAACGCCGCCGGCGCCACCCTGGCCACCTCGACCTACTACACCTACGGCGGCATCGACGCCAATGGCTACCCGACCGGCCTGACCCAGATCTCCGGCGCGGTCTCGTCCAACAACAACTACGGCATCCTGCCCGATCCCAAGACCGTCGCCACGCAGGGCATCAAGCCCTCGTTCCAGGACGAGTTCATCCTCGGCTTCACCAAGGCCTGGGGCGACAGCTGGGTCTACGGCGCCAAGGGCACCTACCGCGTCCTGCGCAGCGGCGTGGACGACTACTGCGACAGCGATACCGTGTTCGCCGCCGCCGCGGCGCAAGGGCATACGGTGACCCTGGCCAGCAATCCGGTCAGCTGCTGGCTGATCAACCCGGGCCGGGCCAACACCTTCACCCTGGTCGACACCTCGGGCAACTACGTCAAGGTGCCGCTGACCAATGCGCAGTTCGGCTTCCCGGCGTTCAAGCGCAATTACTACGGGCTCAACCTGTCGCTGGAGCATCCGTTCGACCAGCGCTGGTACGGCCGCCTCGACTACACCTGGTCGCGCAGCTACGGCACCACCGAGGGCCAGTTGCTGTCGGGCATCGGCCAGACCGCGGTGTCCACCACCCAGGCCTGGGACTTCGCGCAGTTGATGGAGCACACCAACGGCCCGCAGAGCAACGACCACACCCATCAGTTCAAGTTCTACGGCTACTACCAGATCAACCCCGCATGGCTGGTGTCGGCCAACTTCAAGCTGATCTCCGGTTCGCCGTTCAGTGCGCTCGGCTCCTATGGCCCCGACCACACTGACCCCTCCGGCTATGGCATTGCCTATCACTACTACGAAGGTCAGCCGGCGCCTCCGGGCAGCCAGGGTCGTCTGCCGTGGCTGCAGCAACTGGATCTCGGCGTGTCGTGGCGGCCGGCCTACGCCGACCGCAAACTGGCCTTCAGCCTGGACGTGTTCAACGTCTTCAACGGCCAGGCCACGCTGTGGAAGTATCCGTACTCGGAATCCGACCCGGGTAACGCGGACCCGGTGTACGGCGCGGCATTGCTGCGCCAGGCCCCGCGTTCGCTGCGGTTGAGCGTCAGCTACGACTACTGA